The genomic stretch atgatagatgatcaccaaaaattgttgtacccagattgccatcagggccataaaaaaatgggtaccacactagaatttatgcaatggaagaccaaaaatggtgtgtccaataaggtatttcaggggatgttgaaaattgtcaagaTTCTTCCTGAGAGTAATGAATtgtcgtccacaacatatgaagctaaatagattttTTGCCCtttaggattggaggttcagaagatgcACGCATGCCCTGATGACTGTTACCTCTCTCGTGGTGCTGAATACGAGAAactggatgcttgtcccgtgtgCAAAgcactgcggtataagatcaggcgagatgatcctggtgatgtcgaggggtagcctcccaagaagagagttcccgcgaaggtaatgtggtattgcGGGACCCACCGAACAACtataaagtatgtaaaataaaactataaatagttaattattttctacctaATATAATTAttcgtgtaaaattcacatatttctaaattatagatgttaaatattcaacagggactcttgaagaaggaaagagtagcggcaatatgtgaaggtttcattggattcctagtggacgaggtggtaaatccacaaggagaattttattacgatggacgaaaattagacgTTCCGAGCAACGCCTCGACGGAAAGATCGtagatagtttgatttgtataatatgctCAGATTTTAATAGTACGCtaaaaattgtatatatatactaaaaattatatatatagtaattgtataaatactagtttgattcgtttaaaactttaaatactagtttgatttgattataaaaaaagtctcaactagtAAAGGTTAACTAAAAGGGTACGTACGTGATGTATGAAATTATAGGCGCATGCAGGCGCTTGCATGGCGCGCGCTTGAAATTTAAGGaggactttagtcccagttgaaaaACCTAAATGAGACTAAAGGGGCCccttttactcccggttggtggGTCCTGTCCTGCCAACCGGTTGGTGGGCCCTATCCCGCGcttggcgtggcaggccctttagtcccggttgataggtttttaccaaccgggattaaaggggtcttttgtcccggttgagtgacccgcaCCCCTTtcgtctcgattggtttattccgaatggattttcgggagatttgctccctaccaaccggaactaaaagccCGTTTTCCACCGGTGGTCAAAACCTAGAGCATAATCGATCGAGACTAATCAAGAACCTAATCAGCATGTTCAGTAGCAAGCATGCATGATAGCTAGCCACCCTCTAGCACCTGTCCACCTAGCTACTAGAGATATCGAGGAAATTCTCGATGGACTCTTCGAGCTCCTCCATAACGGCCTTCCAGCCGGCATGCGTTGGGTTGATGTCATCCCAGTAGAAGTGCCTGTCCGGTTTGGAGCACACGGTGTACTGAGCCTTGCCGCCGTTCTCCATCTGGCCGCAGTACCCACTCTCTGGTCGAAGCTCTCGCAGCACGGCTCCAGCTTGTACTTGAACTTGTTAGCTCGTGAACCTGCGATCAGACAGACATGCGGGCTTGATCGGAATTAGTAGCGTCAACGATTGATCTTCTGAAACTGAGAGAGCCGAAGGAGGTTCAAAGGATAGCTAAGCAAGCGTTGTAAGTATGATCTGCCCTACCGGAATTGTGATTGACGACGAGGTGATTGAACGTCGATCGCTTTCAGATCGAGGTTGAAGACGGCCTCACCTTCTCTTCGAGGTACGCGTTGTGGATGCTTGCGACCTTGTTGCCGTCACACGAGTCGTCGTAGCCGTCGCCACATATGAAATTAATAAGTGTGGCGATCGATCGGGCGGCAGACGGTGTGTGTACTGGTCCTCACCTCGGCATTGGTCATGTCCTTGACCTGTGCATAGTCGCGCTTGCCGGAGAATGCGATGAGGGCGACCGAATGCTTGAGGTCTTCGTCTATGATGCCGAATGCTGCAGCAGAGGAGTAGAGTACTAGTGTTCTACGCTAGTTGTATGCGTCTTAACAACCTCATCTAAAAACTGGCCAGGAATTCAGTAACATCTTCAACATTATTCCCAGCCTCGTAGGATCGTGAACAAGTATTACCGTAGAGGTCTCCTTGCGTTTCGATCCCTCGAACGGTAGACGATATCGGCGTACGGGTTCCCTTTGGTGTAACAAAAATCATGCAAGCTAGCTTCCGACGTCCTGTTTACCGTACGTGTCCTCACGCTGCGCTTGTTCTCTGTGGTTTCAGTCAGTTGAGTAGCATGCTCATGTAAACTCTTGTACATGTAATTGCCTATTCATGGGCCATTGGGAGAGGAATTAAGTGCGACATTGTATACTTTTGCATGATAGTCAGAGCGACAGGTTCTGAGCCTTTCCTTCTAAACGACTAAACCTaccctcccttttttttttccatttcgcGTCACCATGAGTGACACCATCACTTTTTCTCCGCAGTTGCATCCTCGTCCTCCCTATCCAAGCAGGCCATCTACGGTGTCAACATCAAGAGCCTTTATTCGAATTGCACACGACACGCAGTTCCTCAGTTACATGTACGGTGCTAGAAGAACCACCTCATCATCTTCTTTAGACGCTTCGAAGTACAATCCCATGTCAACACCGACACATCAATGTCGACTGGGTGGGGTTTCTTAACACTAGATGACCTACGTTTGGTACCATATGATGTTAGGGCATCCCACCCAGTCGGCATCGATGTGTCAGCGTTGATGTGGTATCGAAGGTTGAAGCACCCAAGGACGATGAGGAAGAGGTTCTTCCAGACTGCATGTCGAGGGTGATAGGAACAAGGCTGTTGATGTTGACATCGTGGGTGGCATTGGAGGAGGGGAGGTCACTGCAGTGTAAACGGTCACATAGACAAGAGAGGCGGTGGTGGAGTTGTTGAGGGCACTATCGTGGTTGAGTTGATGGCAGTGTTCGCGTACACGGCCGTTTAGCCCGTTTACACGACGTTTAATTTAGACGCTACGACAGTGCCTAGCCGTGTCCATTTAATCACCCGTTTAGCCTGTTTAATGGCCGTTTAACCCGTTTAATTGGCCATTTAGTCTGAATAAAGAGCTAAGGTGTAGGTGGCCGACTGTTTAGCGTTTAGCATTTAGGGTAACATTGGTTGGTGACAGTGTCAATCCATGGTGATGCAAAGCAGAAAAAAAGGAGGTAGAGTTCAAATGAAGGTTCAAAACCTATcactctgattaccatgtaaacATATACTATAGAATTCCACATTATATTCATATCTCAATGGCCCATATATAGGCAAAGTACATGTGCAAGGGACTACATGAGCCGGGAGGAGAATATCTCAGCCTAGTAGATCGAGTACGAGCCTATTTGAATGGGTTAAAACTTAGTCTAAAGTTTAAAGTTTAGACGTCTAAACTTTAACGGACTAAACTTAGTCTTGTCCTATTTGGATGCAGGGCTAATTTTTATCGTTGTATTGATCAAAGTCCGTTATACCTCAGGTGGGGCCTGCGGCGACGCCTCATTCTTTTGGGGAGGGTATTTTTGTCTTTTGGCAACCATATCTCAAATTAGAATCATTGGCTAGGTTTGGAGGGCTAATGAATTAAAGTTTAGGCTCTACTCGAATCCAAAGTTTAAATTTTAGTCAGCTAAAAAGTAGCCAACCCCCAACTAAACTTTCATTAGCCCTCCAAACCCAGCTAATTTTAGATATGAATGGCAAAAGAGCAAAATACCCTCCACCAAAAATTTTATCCTTCTTCTCTCACACTCCAAGGGCAGGATGACTTTTATCGACAAATGGACTAAAAATTAGCTCTGACATCAAACAGGACAGGGTTAATTTTAACCGGCTAAAGTTTGGGcatctaaactttagctaggCTAAACATTAGttttagtccatccaaacagacCGAGGGTTGGCTAATTTTTAAgctgactaaagtttagcccctgtgtCCTGTTTGGATAGActaaaactaaagtttagccataACTAAAGTTTAGATGTCTAAACTTTAGCTGGCTAAAATTAGCTATGTCATGTTTGAAGTCAGAGCTAATTTTTAGCATATTTATTGATAAAAGTCCATTCTACCCCTTAGAGTGCAGGAAATGAAAGAATAAAAATTTTGGTGTGAGGGTATTTTGAATTTTTGTTATTCGTATCTAGAATTAGCATCATTATCTGAGTTTGAAGGGCTAATGAATAAAATTTTAGTTGGGAGCTGGCTAATCTTTATCCCACCTATTTAGATCATCGGCTAATTTTTAgctgactaaagtttagcctccgtATCCAAACATAATCTAAGTCTACGAGTCTGCATCTACGAAGAACTTACGCCAGAAGACCACAAGTTCCGTCGTACCAAGAGAATCTGTTCGCcgctaaaaaaaaagagagaatctGTTGGCCAATGGATGGGAAAGTCTCCGGCTCGTTCACTCTCTAGTACCGTGGTCTATACGTTACTGACACCGTTCTAGCATCTGGTTTTGTTCGATGGAACAAGGTTGGGTtggcgccgcccgtcgccgacgACGAATCGAGAGATTATATTGCACAATGAACATGTCGATGTGTGTCTCTTTGGGCATGCAAAGGACCACAAGAGTGCACAAAGAGGCACACAGGCTGATGTTAAGAATGATTACGAGTAATTAATACCACAGAGATCACGTACCGATTCTGCAGCACTATCTAGTAAACCAATCGCGTATAGTCTCTAAACATTGTAAGAAATTAAACCACAGACAGCAGTAAAGAAAAGGGGAGAAGGCGGATGATACTCTCACGATGCGCCGGCTTTTGGGTGGTGAAGCGCGCATGGGCGCATGGCAACTACGTTAAGCCGCCGGCGGCAACACCGGCCACCCAGTGCGCGTCGCTCGCTTCCGGTGAAGCCTCGAGATGGCAAGGAGAGAATGAGAGATGGGAATGGTCTGTGGCAAAGGCTCAGGACGCGTCGTTCTTATGCACGCCAGTGGCCGTGGGGATCGGATCAGCTCCGCCCGCGTCGCGTGACTCACCTTGCGAACAAGTCCCTGGCTCCTgctatccttttcttctttctcgttctcaatgacaggtgggcccatCCCCTCTCCCTCTAGGCCTCTCCTCTGTAGTTCCCAAACATAGTATTGTACCTGGAAAACCTCGAGATTGGAAATTTAATTGATTTTACTCGAGGAGAATCCCAACATATAGCAGCAACCGGTTGTTAACAATGCATAAATATTCTGAAAAATGGGATTCGTGATGAAGATCCATGTAGGACAAGCCAAAAGCGTACAAGCAGCCTTTTCTCATGACAAGGGAATTCAAAGTTTCGAACATAGCCACAGATGATACTAGGGTGGCCAATCTAGTGCGTCCCTTCGGTAGCAGACCGGAGCTAAACATAAGCTATCGTAGCAATGCACTAGGATCATGCAGAAGGTCCTCAGTCTTCGTCTCTCTCAGGAGGGAGGCCACATGGAAGCAACATTTTCTGCGACACGGAAACAATGGATCATTACTCTTAATTTCAAGTTCTCAACGAACAAGCAAGGTTCAATCATCAATGGTTAAATATCAAAACAAATCTTTAGATCATGGTGCACATTGGAAGTCATGGTACCAGAATGAAACACTTTTAGCCTGCTAAATTAGACAGAGATACAATAAAATTAATGGCAGGCATGATTGCAATTTAGTAAAGAAGCTCATTAGCGAATTGTGTACAACAGCTCtgcttttcatattttttttttgtgttacAAAACTTGATTTAACCTTGTAGTAACCAGGTCATCTACTACTCCAATTTTCTAATACCCTTATTCACTTTCACTAAAGATTTAACAAAATATTTGAACTTTAAGATCAAATTAGAAACTTCAACTTAAAAATTGCACATCAGGCTGCATTTTAGATGACAAGGTGGTGAAGACCTAGCCTATCTACCACCACGGTTGATGTGATTGAGTCCAGAAAATGTCCATAGTATAGAACAATCTGTTCGGAAAAACATAGGGCCCCAATTCTCGATTGGTAAGATATTGACGCTTCAAAAGCTCAATAGGTATATCAGGAAAACAATCCCTAAGGGATATGGCTTTAACAACTGATTCTATTTGCTAAAACTCATCTGATATTTGCTACTTGCGGCATTCATCTTACTTTTGGGTGTGGACAATCAATAGAATAGTTCATACGTCTTCTAGCAGTGCCATATCAAAGTGCATTTGTTGTTGCCTGAATACCTAATAAAAAACCAACACTTCATTAACTACTTCAACAATATATCTAATTACATGTGGAAGGATCCTTTAACCAGCACTGATTCTACTCAAGCCATCTCGTCCCTTGCAGGGGCCAGGGAGAGAGGAGGCTCTGCTGTTGGTAGCATCATGAAAATCAGAAGTGCTGCTGCAGCTAGATTCCAATCAAGTTGTATTGGGGTTTTGTAAAGAAACCTTATTCAGCTGGGAATTGCTAGCCAAGCAGGAAAAAAAACTCAACCAGAGGGAGTCCTTTGATTTTGTCTTAAAAAAGCTGGTACCAAGATTCGAACCCAGGCCAGCAACTTCTGCAAACTTAGTAATATGCAAACTTAGTCCATTAAgaataatttagaaaagcttatccaacaaaAGAATAATGTAATCACATTTAGCTTTAATATATATGCCCCAGATTTGGTTTACACTTCGACCTAATTTTCAACTATaacttactccctccgtttcaaattgtagatcattttaccttttctagatacaagatttttgctatgcacctaaatatatattatgtctaggtacatagcaaaagctattaacctaaaaattgcaaaaacaacctacaatttgggacggagggagtagtagaaTAGTTAAATACTCTAATTATATGCCACAGATTTGGTCTACACTTCGATATAATTTTCAATTATAACTTTGTAGAATATTTAAAATTTGCCAAGCATACTTCTGACATACTATACTTAGTAGAAGAGTTAAAACTCACCAAACATACTTCATCGTAATCTAAATTAGAAGAAGAGTTAAAACTCACCAAATATACTTCATCATACTATAACTCAGTACTTAGTAGAGGAGTTAAAATTGGTCAAATGTACTTTGATATAATATAAGTGTATAACTTAGTAGAACAGTTAAAGCTTGCCAAACATGCTCTAGTAGAATAGTTAAAACTTCCATACCTGCATAAAATTGTAACGCTCTCTTCCAATTGATTCATTTTCAGCAATAGCAAAATATGCCAACATTGGATAGTGCCCAATATAAGAGGCATAGCTGTCCCTCTGGATGTTTACAGCCCATTCACTGTACATATTCAAAAATGTTAAGCATCACTCACAATTCATTTAGCCTTTTCTTAATGAAGAAAAAATATGCTTACAATCTGGTCAAGTCCGCATGCCCTGTACCAACATATTTGGCTTGAAGATGCTCAAGCTGAGAGTTTATGTTGAACCTATCGCTTGCCTTTGAAAATAATGAGTTGTGTTAGAAATCTTGCAGTCAAATGCCAAAAAACAATATACCCAAGAAACAGCACCGTGAAATATAATGACCCAGATAATCTGATGGGAATTTATAGGGGGGAAAAAACTTTTGGGCTCAAACGGGAAAACAAGGATGTCTTAAAAAACCAAGCAATACTCAACACAATTTCTTAGAATCAGCCAAGAAACTAGAAATGGACACAGTAATATCTGAAGTTCAAGGTATGTAGTGTTAAGTGAAGTTTAACAGATAAATCCACAgattgaaaaataaaaatcagTGAGTAATGTGGTAAAGTGCTCAAGACCAACATGGCTCTGATCTCTTCAAAATGTCTATCAAGATCCTAATACACCTAGGTTATCTGAAATGGCAGATACTCCTACAGTCCTATTTCAAATATGTTCTGCAGAAGAACCTATTGGAAATTGTTGCTTCAGAGGGTACTCCCATAATACTATCTCAACATAACTAAAAATAGTACAATAAGTTCAGGAATATATCCTAGTACTTCAACTACGGATAAAGAGACAGCATTCTACCTGATAAACCCCTAATTGAGTTCAAGGCTTCAAACAGGAAGCTTCAGGAGCAAAGATCTCCTCAAGCAGTCAAGTCAAGCATGACCACAGGGATTTCTTAACTCTATTCCAGGCTTCTACTGTACTTTCTATTATGGCTAATTGACCCTACTTAGATATCTACAACAACGTGCAAAGAATTCCATAATTTCTAAACAAGGATTGAAGAACAGGTTCCCTTGTTTAACCGAAAGAAATTTGTTCAAGATCACAGTATACAGAATGCGCTAATCTGTTGTCTCGAGGGGTAGTTTCGACAACATAAGATGTCAAATGCCTGCAAGTAGCACCATGTACCACAGACAAGGCAGCAAGTTTACAAGGTAAGCAATCCAGGGAGATAGGTCAGACTACCAAACCTGCATGGTTGTCGATTGGTTTAGGCTGTCGCCTCAATGCAAGAGCCAAGAATCCCAGAATCAGAACCCACCTACTCAACCTGTAAACAAAAGGAGAAACAGAATTCATGAGTTGGCCCTGTTTCATGGCAGATAGTTTAATTTTGGAAAATGAACTGTGTTATTAGCACCGGACCAAACAGCTAATGAAATGGATGGACTGGATCATCTATTCTAGCAATATATTTGGATGCAATATGTGATTGCTACCAGATATGCGTGTGAACAGTCATGTTTAGCTTATTTGATTTGACATGCTTTTCTCAGTATTGGGATAGTGCAGGATATGAACATGGCTCTAGATAATTAGTCAAATATCAGTAAAAATGTACTTGTGCCTGATGAAAATTACTAAGCACAAGCTAGAACCATCAGTTATACTTTTGAAGTACTTAGCAGAAAGCCAATAACATTGCAGTGACTACCGTACCGAATTGCTGACTACGGGATACGGTTGGGGCGAGCTATTACGAAGAAAATACTACAGAAAATTGAGAACTTAATATTCACTGTACAATTGCAATGATATGCCATCGGGTTTAGCTGATTGATGAAGCAATCGATGAGAGAGAAGGAATCGATCTATCCGAGCAACCCTAACTGATTTGCTGTTTTACGCTTATGACGACTGCAAAGTTGAAGCAAATGCTTTGGTTTAAAAATACAGCTAGCCCGCTAGCCCTATTTGTCGTGTGGATCTGTGCTCGCCGCATACGTACCTCTTAGGTTGCTGGTGTGGTTGCTGTCGAAGTCGCTGCTCTCCTGGCGGCCGTGCGGGACGAAGACGAGCGGCGGACGACGACCTCCCGAGAAGCGAGCGAGCGGCGGCTGCAGGGTTGGGGGACAACCGGACAAGAAGGCCTGGGATGGGGGCCCATTAGTGAACGCTGGTCGTATGCATGTATTGGGGTGGTAGAGATGGGCCTCTTCTGCTGTACTGGCCCGGGTATTTTGAGGCCTGGTGAGATCCTAGAGAGAAAAGGCCCGCCAACCCGCCAACTCCGAGCAGGAATCGTCGGCTTTCTGACTTGTTGTTCGTCAGTGTAGCAGCTAGGCTTGGAAACGAGTTACAGTCGGCGGCGGACTGGGCAAACAAGCGCGCCTCCCCCACCCCCAGTAGGACTCGGAACTCGATCTCCCGTGTATAAATTGCGACGCTCGCCGTCGTCCTGGCACCACGACTCAGCAATTGACTCACCTCAACACCCGCGCCCCGCGCAACTCGCCTTCGATCGAAATCCAAGGAACCAGCCAACATGAAGCTTCTTTTCGCCGCCGTCTGCGGCCTCCTACTCCTGCTGAACGGTATGTGTTGTTCTGCTTGTTCTTGCTAATTTCTCCAGGTGGTTTACTTGCTGTCGTGCATTGTCCTGCTCTCGGATCGGAGCTTTAATTAACGTTGTTGTTAGCAGCTGCTCATGTGGAGTCCCGACGCCATCGCGACAGCGACTCGGGCCGGCGGTATAAGCTGTTCGTGTTCGGCGACGAGTTCGCCGACGCCGGCAACTTCCCGCTAGCAGACCTGACCAAGACGACGCGCGCATGGTACTACCCGTACGGCAGCAACGACAAGGAGCACGGCGCCACTCCAAGCGGCCGCTTCTCCAACGGCTTGGTCCTCTCTGATTTCTTCGGTACGTAATAATAAGCTCGGATCAGTACTTAATATTCTAAATCCTGGCCCTGTCTCATCAATACATAATTTG from Setaria italica strain Yugu1 chromosome II, Setaria_italica_v2.0, whole genome shotgun sequence encodes the following:
- the LOC101780752 gene encoding uncharacterized protein At4g14342; the protein is MQASDRFNINSQLEHLQAKYVGTGHADLTRFEWAVNIQRDSYASYIGHYPMLAYFAIAENESIGRERYNFMQKMLLPCGLPPERDED